From the Notolabrus celidotus isolate fNotCel1 chromosome 12, fNotCel1.pri, whole genome shotgun sequence genome, one window contains:
- the LOC117823399 gene encoding C-C chemokine receptor type 4, translating to MSGYEESTNMVTFDYSQYYAYEDTSSAPCDLSNLEDFGKVFLPTVYVLVFILGFLGNSLVVCVLVKHRNQTNLTDICLFNLALSDLLFVLTLPFYAHYSVVRKWTFGDFMCRFASGSHNTGFYSSIFFMVVMTMDRYIVIIHTHKAARYRTVRAGVALSLIVWMLSLSVSLPDFIFTKVNESEGSSCRYDPQSDAWKHYNIFTANILGLMIPLLVMVVCYSKIIPILMKMRSTKKHRVVKLIISIVVAFFIFWAPYNISLFLRFLKTKLPGDECTLEKNLRLSVTLTETFAYTHCCLNPIIYAFVGQKFMRRVLQLLKECVPWIPLSATIDFSNSSLRKSSAASRSSEVTSTFIK from the exons ATGTCAG GTTATGAAGAAAGCACCAACATGGTCACATTTGATTATTCACAATATTATGCCTATGAAGATACAAGCTCTGCTCCTTGTGACCTCAGTAATTTGGAGGATTTTGGGAAGGTGTTTCTACCTACTGTCTATGTTTTGGTCTTCATCCTTGGCTTCTTAG gtaACAGCCTGGTGGTGTGTGTCCTAGTAAAGCACCGCAACCAGACCAACCTGACGGACATCTGCCTCTTCAACCTGGCTCTCTCCgacctcctcttcgtcctcacGTTGCCTTTCTATGCTCACTACTCTGTGGTCCGTAAGTGGACTTTTGGAGACTTCATGTGCCGCTTTGCCTCCGGTTCTCACAACACTGGCTTCTATAGCAGCATCTTTTTCATGGTTGTCATGACGATGGACCGCTACATTGTCATCATACACACTCACAAGGCGGCACGCTATCGCACTGTAAGAGCAGGCGTCGCTCTGAGTCTGATAGTCTGGATGCTGAGTTTGAGCGTCTCACTGCCTGATTTTATCTTCACAAAGGTGAATGAGTCTGAAGGGTCAAGTTGTAGATATGACCCTCAGAGCGATGCTTGGAAGCATTAtaacatctttacagcaaacATATTAGGTCTGATGATCCCCTTGTTGGTGATGGTAGTTTGCTACTCCAAGATCATCCCCAtactgatgaagatgaggagcacgAAGAAGCACCGTGTGGTGAAACTCATCATCTCCATAGTGGTTGCCTTTTTCATATTCTGGGCTCCCTATAACATTTCCCTTTTCCTGAGATTTCTGAAGACTAAACTACCAGGTGACGAGTGCACCCTGGAAAAAAACCTACGGCTGTCAGTGACATTGACTGAGACCTTTGCCTACACTCATTGCTGCCTGAACCCCATCATTTACGCCTTTGTGGGACAGAAGTTTATGAGAAGGGTTTTGCAGCTGCTGAAGGAGTGTGTGCCCTGGATCCCCCTGTCCGCCACCATAGATTTCTCTAATAGCTCTCTCAGGAAAAGCTCGGCTGCGTCAAGGTCATCTGAGGTCACCTCCACTTTCATCAAGTAG